The Vibrio nitrifigilis genome window below encodes:
- the lspA gene encoding signal peptidase II, with the protein MTKQAITLKQSGVRWLALALLVFIADIAIKFIVMGSVGYGWENHVSVLPFFNIVYVHNHGAAFSFLSNQAGWQRWLFTLIAFAVVVFLILTMRRSEAKEKWSNIAYALIIGGAVGNVFDRIVHGYVVDYLDVFWGNYHWPAFNLADSAICIGAIMIVLDGFIGKKKSQ; encoded by the coding sequence ATGACAAAACAGGCTATAACGCTCAAACAATCGGGAGTGCGCTGGTTAGCGCTAGCGCTACTCGTATTCATTGCTGATATTGCTATTAAATTCATAGTAATGGGCTCTGTAGGCTATGGCTGGGAAAACCACGTGTCGGTTTTACCATTTTTTAACATAGTGTATGTGCATAACCATGGGGCTGCTTTTAGCTTTTTAAGCAACCAAGCAGGTTGGCAGCGCTGGTTATTTACGCTTATAGCCTTTGCAGTGGTGGTCTTTCTCATTCTGACGATGCGTCGTTCAGAGGCCAAAGAAAAGTGGAGTAACATCGCTTACGCACTGATTATTGGTGGCGCTGTGGGTAATGTGTTTGACCGCATAGTTCATGGGTATGTGGTGGATTACCTTGATGTCTTTTGGGGAAATTACCATTGGCCAGCCTTTAATCTTGCCGACAGTGCTATCTGCATTGGGGCGATAATGATCGTATTAGATGGCTTTATTGGTAAGAAAAAAAGCCAGTGA
- the fkpB gene encoding FKBP-type peptidyl-prolyl cis-trans isomerase: protein MTAITEHSVVTLHFTIKLKDGSIADSTHNMGKPAQFVIGDGNISDNFERHLIGMKAGETKAVELKAADAFGQPNPDNIQYMDRAKFVGEAQVEIGTIMAFSGPDGHEIPGIITEIAGDSVTVDFNHPLAGQDVIFDVEILSVE from the coding sequence GTGACAGCGATAACTGAGCATTCTGTAGTCACCCTACATTTCACTATTAAGTTAAAAGATGGTTCGATAGCTGATAGCACCCATAACATGGGAAAACCGGCCCAATTTGTCATTGGCGATGGCAATATCAGTGATAATTTTGAACGTCATCTGATAGGGATGAAAGCTGGGGAAACAAAAGCGGTTGAGCTCAAAGCAGCTGATGCATTTGGTCAACCTAACCCAGATAATATTCAATATATGGATAGAGCTAAGTTTGTCGGTGAAGCGCAAGTTGAGATTGGCACCATTATGGCTTTTAGTGGCCCCGATGGTCATGAGATTCCGGGCATCATTACTGAAATTGCGGGTGATTCTGTTACGGTGGATTTCAATCATCCACTTGCTGGGCAAGATGTTATCTTCGATGTAGAAATTTTATCTGTTGAGTAA
- the lgt gene encoding prolipoprotein diacylglyceryl transferase, with product MSQDYFHFPDFDPVIFSIGPVSVRWYGLMYLVGFLFAMWLANRRADKPGSGWTRDQVSDLLFAGFLGVVIGGRVGYVLFYNLGLFIDNPLYLFEVWTGGMSFHGGLLGVITAMFLYGRKHKRSFFSIADFIAPLVPFGLGAGRMGNFINGELWGRITDVPWAMIFPGGGPYPRHPSQLYEFCLEGVVLLLVLNVFIRKPRPLGSVSGLFLMLYGIFRSFVEFFRQPDPQLGLFDGVISMGQILSIPMIICGLALIIWSYKRGVYKDAPAVEK from the coding sequence ATGTCGCAAGACTATTTCCATTTTCCCGATTTTGATCCTGTCATTTTTTCGATTGGACCCGTATCTGTGCGTTGGTACGGATTAATGTACTTGGTCGGTTTCCTCTTTGCTATGTGGTTAGCCAACCGCCGTGCAGATAAACCAGGAAGTGGTTGGACTCGAGATCAAGTATCCGACTTACTGTTTGCTGGTTTTCTCGGTGTTGTCATCGGTGGACGTGTTGGGTATGTCTTGTTTTATAACTTAGGGCTTTTTATTGATAACCCACTGTACTTGTTTGAGGTTTGGACTGGTGGTATGTCATTCCATGGCGGGTTATTAGGTGTTATTACAGCAATGTTCCTATATGGCCGTAAACACAAGCGTTCGTTCTTTAGTATTGCTGATTTTATCGCACCACTTGTTCCATTTGGCTTAGGGGCAGGGCGCATGGGTAACTTCATCAATGGTGAACTTTGGGGCCGTATCACCGATGTTCCTTGGGCGATGATCTTTCCTGGCGGCGGTCCATATCCTCGTCACCCGTCTCAGCTCTATGAGTTTTGCTTAGAAGGTGTGGTGCTACTGCTTGTACTCAATGTGTTTATTCGCAAGCCTCGTCCATTAGGTTCTGTTTCTGGTCTGTTTTTGATGCTTTATGGTATATTCCGCTCCTTCGTTGAATTCTTCCGTCAACCTGATCCGCAATTAGGCTTGTTTGATGGGGTTATTTCAATGGGACAGATACTCTCTATCCCTATGATTATTTGTGGATTAGCGTTGATTATCTGGTCATACAAACGTGGTGTATACAAAGATGCACCCGCAGTAGAAAAGTAA
- the murJ gene encoding murein biosynthesis integral membrane protein MurJ, which produces MSRRLLKSGIIVSAMTLISRVLGLVRDVVVANLMGAGASADVFFFANKIPNFLRRLFAEGAFSQAFVPVLTEYHASGDMDKTRELVARASGTLGVIVSLVTICGVLFSGAVTAVFGAGWFIDWLHGGPAAAKFELASLLLKITFPYLWFITFVALSGAILNTMGKFAVSSFTPVFLNVMIIACALFLSPRLAEPEIGLAIGVFLGGMVQFFFQLPFLIKAGVLSRPKWGWRDPGVVKIRTLMIPALFGVSVSQINLLFDTFIASFLQTGSISWLYYSDRLLEFPLGMFGIAIATVILPALSRKHVDAQRSGFSETMDWGVRMVTLLGIPAMLGLMVLAKPMIMVLFMRGSFSPEDVHQASLSLLAYASGLLNFMLIKVLAPGYYSRQDTKTPVRYGIVAMVTNMVLNAIFAWFFGYIGLAIATACSAFVNMALLYRGLHLQRVYIVTRKTIGFIVRLILAGALMVAAVEWQLADMSVWLTWDLSHRASMLIGLIVLGAGVYIVSALILGVRLKDLKAATD; this is translated from the coding sequence GTGAGTAGACGCTTGCTCAAGTCTGGCATTATTGTCAGCGCTATGACGTTGATTTCTCGGGTGCTTGGCCTAGTTCGTGATGTTGTGGTTGCGAACCTAATGGGTGCTGGCGCGAGTGCTGATGTCTTTTTCTTTGCCAATAAAATTCCTAATTTTTTACGCCGTCTTTTTGCTGAAGGCGCTTTTTCTCAAGCCTTTGTTCCTGTTCTCACTGAATATCATGCCTCGGGAGACATGGATAAAACACGTGAACTGGTTGCTCGAGCTTCTGGCACATTAGGTGTCATTGTTAGTCTCGTCACTATTTGTGGAGTACTGTTTTCAGGTGCGGTGACTGCTGTATTTGGTGCTGGGTGGTTTATCGATTGGCTCCATGGAGGACCGGCTGCTGCTAAATTTGAGCTGGCGAGTTTATTACTTAAGATTACGTTCCCATATTTGTGGTTCATCACTTTTGTTGCTTTATCTGGCGCTATTTTAAATACGATGGGGAAATTTGCGGTCTCGTCATTTACCCCGGTATTTCTCAATGTGATGATCATTGCTTGTGCACTATTTTTGTCACCTCGATTAGCGGAGCCCGAAATTGGCTTAGCGATCGGTGTGTTTTTAGGCGGCATGGTGCAGTTCTTCTTCCAATTGCCTTTCCTAATAAAAGCGGGCGTGTTATCTCGTCCTAAATGGGGATGGCGAGATCCGGGAGTGGTAAAAATACGAACCTTGATGATCCCAGCTCTGTTTGGTGTTTCCGTCAGTCAAATTAATTTACTGTTCGACACTTTTATCGCTAGTTTTCTTCAAACCGGCTCAATTAGTTGGCTCTATTATTCTGATCGTTTACTTGAATTCCCTTTGGGAATGTTTGGCATTGCGATTGCCACTGTGATTCTTCCAGCTTTGTCTCGCAAGCATGTTGATGCTCAGCGTTCGGGGTTCTCCGAAACGATGGACTGGGGAGTAAGGATGGTCACGCTATTAGGTATTCCTGCCATGTTAGGCTTGATGGTTCTAGCTAAGCCAATGATCATGGTGCTTTTTATGCGCGGTTCATTCTCTCCGGAAGATGTTCACCAAGCTTCGCTGTCACTATTAGCTTATGCATCGGGCTTACTTAACTTTATGTTGATCAAAGTCCTAGCTCCTGGTTACTACTCACGGCAAGATACTAAAACTCCAGTGCGTTACGGTATTGTCGCAATGGTCACTAACATGGTTTTGAATGCGATATTTGCTTGGTTCTTTGGTTATATCGGCTTAGCTATCGCTACTGCGTGTTCGGCATTTGTGAATATGGCCTTGCTGTATCGTGGTCTTCATCTGCAACGAGTCTATATTGTGACTCGCAAAACGATTGGCTTTATTGTACGTTTGATTCTTGCTGGTGCGCTTATGGTCGCAGCAGTGGAATGGCAATTAGCTGATATGTCTGTTTGGTTAACCTGGGATTTATCGCACCGAGCGTCAATGCTAATCGGATTAATTGTACTTGGTGCTGGTGTGTATATTGTTTCAGCTCTTATATTGGGTGTTCGCTTAAAAGATTTAAAAGCGGCGACAGATTAA
- the nhaR gene encoding transcriptional activator NhaR has protein sequence MSHLNYNHLYYFWMVCKQGSITKAADALFLTPQTVTGQIKALEERMSGKLTKRNGRSIEPTELGQLVFKYADRMFGLSYEMMDIVNYSQRSNILFDVGVADSLSKRLVSKVLSTAIPEDNRLHLRCFESTHEMLLEQLSQHKLDMILSDCPVDSSQSPGLFSKKLGEVHMSFFSRSPIDSGSFPEILENSRLLIPGSRTAMGRKVHQWFDRQGINPNILGEFDDAALMNAFARYQPNTLFLAPSFYAQEISDETPLIKLEQIDELKEEYYVIFAERMIQHPAVKNVCERNFINLFD, from the coding sequence ATGTCTCACCTTAATTATAATCACCTTTACTATTTTTGGATGGTGTGTAAGCAAGGCTCAATAACGAAAGCTGCTGATGCATTATTTCTCACTCCTCAAACGGTGACAGGGCAAATAAAAGCCTTAGAAGAAAGAATGAGTGGTAAGTTAACTAAACGTAATGGTCGGAGTATTGAACCCACAGAATTAGGCCAATTGGTATTTAAATATGCCGATCGCATGTTTGGCTTAAGCTATGAAATGATGGATATTGTGAACTACAGTCAGCGTTCTAATATATTATTTGATGTTGGCGTAGCGGATTCATTATCTAAACGACTTGTCAGTAAGGTTCTCAGCACGGCTATACCAGAAGATAACCGTCTCCACCTACGATGTTTCGAATCTACCCATGAAATGCTGTTAGAACAGCTCTCACAGCACAAGTTAGACATGATTCTTTCCGACTGCCCAGTCGATTCAAGTCAAAGTCCTGGTCTATTTAGTAAAAAGCTAGGTGAAGTTCATATGAGTTTCTTTTCTCGCTCTCCTATTGATTCAGGAAGCTTTCCTGAAATATTGGAAAATAGCCGTTTATTGATTCCTGGTAGTCGTACTGCAATGGGGAGAAAAGTTCATCAATGGTTTGATCGTCAAGGTATTAACCCGAATATTTTAGGCGAATTTGATGACGCAGCATTAATGAATGCCTTTGCTCGTTATCAACCGAATACTTTATTTCTTGCGCCATCATTTTACGCACAAGAAATATCAGACGAAACACCATTAATTAAACTAGAACAAATTGATGAGTTAAAAGAAGAATACTATGTAATATTTGCTGAAAGGATGATTCAACACCCGGCAGTAAAAAACGTGTGCGAACGAAATTTTATTAATTTATTCGATTAA
- the ispH gene encoding 4-hydroxy-3-methylbut-2-enyl diphosphate reductase has translation MSKEMKILLANPRGFCAGVDRAISIVERALEIYEPPIYVRHEVVHNRFVVEGLKQRGAIFVEELHEVPDDNIVIFSAHGVSQAVRQEAKERDLTVFDATCPLVTKVHMEVARASRKHMEVVLIGHAGHPEVEGTMGQYTSDEGGMYLVENPADVDALQKKVKHPDNLHYVSQTTLSVDETADVIDRLRVVFPKIQGPRKDDICYATQNRQDAVRALASQVDVMIVVGSKNSSNSTRLKELSEKLGTPGYLTDCPEDMEQHWFDSAQLVGVTAGASAPEELVDQILDRIKAYGATAVENVLGREENMFFEVPKELQIKQVD, from the coding sequence ATGAGCAAAGAAATGAAAATACTGTTAGCAAACCCACGCGGATTTTGTGCGGGTGTTGATCGTGCCATCAGCATTGTTGAACGCGCTTTAGAAATCTATGAGCCACCTATTTATGTTCGTCATGAAGTGGTTCACAACCGTTTTGTGGTGGAAGGCTTAAAACAACGTGGCGCTATCTTCGTGGAAGAATTACATGAAGTTCCAGACGATAATATTGTGATTTTTTCCGCTCATGGAGTATCGCAAGCCGTGCGTCAGGAAGCAAAAGAACGTGATTTAACCGTGTTCGATGCAACCTGTCCACTCGTGACTAAAGTTCATATGGAAGTGGCTCGTGCGAGTCGTAAGCATATGGAAGTCGTATTGATTGGTCATGCTGGTCACCCTGAGGTGGAAGGTACGATGGGGCAGTACACCAGCGATGAAGGTGGAATGTACCTTGTAGAGAACCCTGCGGATGTGGATGCATTACAGAAAAAGGTGAAGCACCCAGATAATCTTCATTATGTGAGTCAAACGACTCTATCTGTAGATGAAACCGCAGACGTTATTGATCGATTACGCGTAGTCTTTCCTAAAATTCAGGGGCCGCGTAAAGATGATATTTGTTATGCGACCCAAAACCGTCAGGATGCGGTACGTGCGTTGGCGTCTCAGGTTGATGTCATGATAGTGGTTGGTTCGAAGAACTCATCAAATTCCACGCGTCTAAAAGAGTTATCAGAAAAGTTAGGCACCCCTGGATATCTCACTGATTGTCCTGAAGATATGGAACAGCATTGGTTTGATAGTGCGCAACTGGTTGGTGTGACAGCTGGGGCCTCAGCACCAGAAGAATTAGTGGATCAAATTCTTGATCGTATTAAGGCTTACGGTGCTACAGCTGTAGAAAATGTATTAGGCCGTGAAGAAAATATGTTCTTTGAAGTGCCTAAAGAGCTGCAAATAAAGCAAGTTGATTAA
- the rpsT gene encoding 30S ribosomal protein S20 — translation MANNKSAKKRAIQSEKRRQHNASRRSMMRTYMKKTVAAIAAGDKEAATAAFAVVTPILDRMATKGLIHKNKAARHKSRFAAAIKAL, via the coding sequence TTGGCAAATAATAAATCTGCTAAGAAGCGCGCTATCCAATCTGAAAAACGTCGTCAGCACAACGCTAGCCGCCGTTCTATGATGCGCACTTACATGAAAAAAACTGTAGCTGCAATCGCTGCAGGCGACAAAGAAGCTGCAACTGCAGCATTCGCTGTTGTTACACCAATCCTTGACCGTATGGCAACTAAAGGCCTTATTCACAAGAATAAAGCTGCACGCCATAAGTCTCGTTTCGCTGCTGCTATCAAAGCTCTTTAA
- the ribF gene encoding bifunctional riboflavin kinase/FAD synthetase yields the protein MEFVRGIHNIKSHHHGCVLTIGNFDGVHLGHQQVLRQVSQRAERLGLDSVVMTFEPQPMELFAKDRAPARLTRLRDKFVQLDKLGIDRLLCVNFNYHFASMTAESFVHDLLVKQLGVKFLVVGDDFCFGRERQGNFAILQQAGQQYGFEVVSTQSFCLSSLRVSSTAIREALASDNLASAADMLGRDYSISGRVSHGRKLGRTIGFPTANIPLKRCVSPVSGVYVVEVKGLGNTAIGGVANIGQRPTVNGVRQQLEVHLFDFHDNLYGKQLEVLLLHKLRDEVKFASFDELKQQIELDAEAARVWLRQRKG from the coding sequence ATGGAATTCGTTCGCGGCATACATAATATCAAATCACACCATCATGGCTGTGTATTGACGATAGGGAACTTTGACGGTGTTCACCTTGGGCATCAGCAAGTTCTTCGTCAGGTTTCACAACGAGCTGAGCGACTTGGGCTCGACTCTGTGGTGATGACATTTGAACCGCAACCTATGGAATTGTTTGCAAAAGATCGAGCTCCCGCTCGACTGACGCGCTTACGAGATAAGTTCGTTCAGCTCGATAAACTGGGGATTGATCGTTTGCTATGTGTGAATTTTAATTACCATTTTGCTTCTATGACGGCGGAAAGCTTTGTCCATGACTTGTTGGTCAAGCAATTGGGTGTTAAGTTTCTCGTAGTAGGTGATGACTTCTGCTTTGGCCGAGAAAGACAGGGCAACTTTGCCATATTGCAGCAAGCAGGCCAACAATATGGCTTTGAAGTCGTCAGTACGCAGAGCTTTTGCCTATCCAGCTTACGAGTAAGTAGTACCGCAATTCGTGAAGCACTTGCTAGTGATAATTTGGCCTCTGCAGCCGATATGCTAGGTCGTGATTACAGTATTAGTGGTCGAGTGTCTCACGGTAGAAAACTTGGAAGAACAATAGGTTTTCCTACTGCGAATATACCATTGAAACGCTGTGTTTCTCCCGTTTCTGGTGTTTATGTCGTAGAAGTAAAAGGGCTCGGGAATACTGCGATTGGTGGCGTGGCTAATATTGGCCAACGACCAACAGTTAACGGTGTCCGCCAACAATTAGAAGTTCATTTATTCGACTTTCATGACAATTTATACGGTAAACAGTTAGAAGTTCTCCTTTTGCATAAATTGCGTGACGAAGTAAAATTCGCGTCGTTTGATGAACTAAAACAACAGATCGAATTGGATGCTGAGGCAGCAAGGGTGTGGCTGCGTCAGCGTAAGGGTTGA
- a CDS encoding ArsR/SmtB family transcription factor, with amino-acid sequence MNLQEIESKSAEAVVLLKAMANERRLQILCMLHNQELSVGELCGKLSLSQSALSQHLAWLRRDGLVETRKEAQTVYYTLSSVEVRSLMEALHGLYCVAEA; translated from the coding sequence ATGAACTTACAAGAAATAGAAAGCAAATCCGCCGAAGCAGTCGTATTACTTAAAGCGATGGCAAATGAAAGACGTTTACAGATTCTTTGTATGCTACATAATCAGGAACTCTCTGTGGGAGAGTTGTGTGGTAAATTGTCTTTGAGTCAATCGGCACTATCTCAACATTTAGCATGGTTACGTCGTGATGGGTTAGTTGAAACCCGTAAAGAAGCGCAAACTGTGTATTACACATTGAGTAGTGTTGAAGTTCGTTCTTTAATGGAAGCGTTGCACGGATTATATTGCGTGGCAGAAGCGTAA
- a CDS encoding thymidylate synthase, protein MKQYLELCLRIVDEGQWINNERTGKRCLTVINADLTYDVAANQFPLVTTRKSFWKAAVAELLGYLRGYDNAADFRKLGAKTWDANANQNDAWLNNPYRKGEDDMGRVYGVQGRTWAKPDGGHIDQLKKIVDDLTRGVDDRGEILNFYNPGEFHMGCLRPCMYSHHFSLLGDTLYLNSTQRSCDVPLGLNFNMVQVYAFLAIMAQITGKKAGQAYHKIVNAHIYEDQLELMRDVQLKREPLGAPQFKINPDIKTLEDIETWVTLDDFEVIGYEYHEPIKYPFSV, encoded by the coding sequence GTGAAACAGTATTTAGAGCTTTGCCTACGTATCGTTGATGAAGGGCAGTGGATTAATAATGAACGTACCGGTAAACGTTGTCTAACGGTTATCAATGCGGATTTAACCTATGACGTTGCTGCTAATCAGTTTCCATTGGTGACAACCCGAAAAAGCTTTTGGAAAGCAGCAGTCGCAGAGTTGCTCGGTTATCTACGAGGCTATGATAATGCTGCAGATTTTCGCAAGTTGGGGGCGAAAACATGGGATGCCAACGCTAACCAAAATGATGCATGGCTAAATAATCCTTACCGTAAAGGTGAAGATGATATGGGGCGTGTATACGGCGTTCAGGGACGCACTTGGGCGAAACCTGATGGTGGCCATATTGATCAACTGAAAAAAATCGTTGATGACCTTACTCGAGGTGTTGATGATCGTGGTGAAATTCTAAATTTCTATAATCCTGGTGAGTTTCACATGGGGTGCTTACGTCCATGTATGTATAGCCATCATTTCTCTTTATTAGGTGATACTCTATATCTCAATAGCACTCAGCGTTCTTGTGATGTGCCGTTGGGGTTGAACTTCAATATGGTTCAGGTTTATGCCTTTTTAGCCATTATGGCTCAGATTACAGGGAAGAAAGCGGGTCAGGCCTACCATAAGATAGTCAATGCACATATTTATGAAGATCAATTAGAATTGATGCGTGATGTGCAACTCAAACGTGAACCTTTAGGTGCGCCTCAGTTTAAAATTAATCCAGATATCAAAACCTTAGAAGATATTGAAACATGGGTGACATTAGATGATTTTGAGGTTATTGGGTATGAGTACCATGAACCCATAAAGTATCCGTTTTCTGTTTAA
- the ileS gene encoding isoleucine--tRNA ligase gives MSEYKDTLNLPETGFPMRGNLANREPEMLQRWYEEDLYGAIRKAKKGKKSFVLHDGPPYANGDIHIGHALNKILKDIIIKSKTLSGFDAPYIPGWDCHGLPIELMVEKKFGKPGKKLTAAEFREKCREYAAGQVEGQKESFKRLGITGDWDKPYRTMDFATEANIIRALGKIADNGHLHKGFKPVHWCTECGSALAEAEVEYKDKTSPSIDVRFKVADEAALLSKFAFEGEQGEGDISIVIWTTTPWTLPANRAVCVREDLEYVLVQVEGDNPERIIVATELLKDVMARAGIENYRALGYSKGVDLELLQFQHPFLAFTVPAILGDHVTTDAGTGVVHTAPGHGQEDFVVGQKYGLEVANPVGSNGVYLPDTEFFAGQHVFKANPAVVELLKEKGALLHYEEFVHSYPHCWRHKTPIIFRATPQWFVSMDQNGLRKNALEAIKGVKWMPDWGQSRIEGMVEGRPEWCISRQRTWGTPITLFVHKETAELHPDTLAIIEKVAQLVEEKGIQAWWDVEPETLIGADAEQYEKVLDTLDVWFDSGVTHYSVVDAREEFNGNEPDMYLEGSDQHRGWFQSSLITAVATKGKAPYKEVLTHGFVVDGQGRKMSKSIGNVVAPKDVTNKLGADILRLWVASTDYTGEVAVSDEILKHSADAYRRIRNTARFFLANLNGFNPETDVVPADEMVALDRWAVGRAQAFQDDILKAYEEYNMHNVVQRLMHFCSIEMGSFYLDVIKDRQYTAKQGGHAQRSCQTALYFIVEALVRWMAPIMSFTADEIWNAMPVKQANGENRAKYVFTEEWFDGLFGLAEGEELNNEFWTEIQHVRGSVNKLLEAARSEKVIGGSLQAEVTLFADDALTEKLNKLENELRFVLITSGATVKPLAEKTANAQETDHEGLFVEVVKTEAHKCERCWHHTDDVGTIKGHETICGRCVSNVEGEGEVRKYA, from the coding sequence ATGAGTGAGTATAAAGATACCCTGAACCTACCTGAAACAGGGTTTCCGATGCGTGGCAATCTGGCCAATCGTGAGCCAGAAATGCTTCAGCGTTGGTATGAAGAAGATCTTTACGGTGCGATCCGTAAAGCCAAAAAAGGCAAAAAATCTTTCGTATTACACGATGGCCCTCCGTATGCCAACGGTGACATTCATATTGGTCACGCACTGAATAAGATTCTTAAAGACATTATTATTAAATCCAAAACACTTTCAGGTTTTGATGCTCCATATATCCCAGGTTGGGACTGCCACGGCCTACCTATCGAATTGATGGTAGAGAAAAAATTTGGCAAACCAGGCAAGAAACTGACTGCCGCTGAATTCCGTGAAAAATGTCGTGAATATGCAGCGGGCCAAGTTGAAGGCCAAAAAGAGAGCTTTAAGCGTCTTGGAATTACGGGCGATTGGGATAAACCATATCGCACTATGGATTTTGCTACAGAAGCTAACATTATTCGTGCTTTAGGTAAGATTGCGGATAATGGCCACCTACACAAAGGTTTTAAACCTGTTCACTGGTGTACAGAATGTGGTTCTGCTCTAGCGGAAGCTGAAGTTGAATATAAAGATAAGACATCGCCATCTATTGATGTTCGCTTTAAAGTGGCTGATGAAGCAGCACTTCTGAGCAAATTTGCTTTCGAAGGTGAACAAGGTGAAGGTGATATCTCAATCGTTATCTGGACAACGACACCATGGACTCTTCCGGCAAACCGTGCGGTTTGTGTTCGTGAAGACCTTGAATATGTGTTGGTTCAAGTCGAAGGCGATAACCCTGAGCGTATTATCGTTGCAACAGAGCTACTTAAAGATGTGATGGCTCGCGCGGGCATCGAAAATTACCGTGCACTTGGTTACAGCAAAGGTGTTGATTTGGAATTACTGCAATTCCAACATCCATTCCTAGCATTTACCGTACCTGCGATTCTTGGTGATCACGTAACGACTGATGCCGGTACCGGTGTGGTTCATACTGCGCCAGGACATGGTCAAGAAGACTTTGTTGTTGGTCAAAAATATGGTCTAGAAGTAGCGAACCCAGTTGGTTCTAACGGTGTTTATCTACCTGATACTGAGTTCTTTGCTGGTCAACATGTCTTTAAAGCTAACCCTGCTGTGGTTGAGCTACTAAAAGAAAAAGGCGCGTTACTTCATTACGAAGAGTTTGTGCACAGCTACCCTCATTGCTGGCGCCACAAAACGCCAATTATTTTCCGCGCAACGCCACAGTGGTTTGTCTCTATGGACCAAAATGGCCTGCGTAAAAATGCCCTTGAAGCGATCAAAGGCGTAAAATGGATGCCTGATTGGGGTCAAAGCCGTATTGAAGGTATGGTTGAGGGTCGCCCTGAATGGTGTATTTCTCGTCAGCGTACTTGGGGTACTCCAATTACTCTATTCGTACACAAAGAGACTGCTGAACTACACCCTGATACGCTAGCTATTATTGAAAAAGTAGCTCAACTCGTTGAAGAAAAAGGTATTCAAGCATGGTGGGATGTTGAGCCAGAAACGTTAATTGGTGCCGATGCTGAGCAATACGAAAAAGTATTGGATACTCTAGACGTATGGTTTGATTCTGGTGTTACTCATTACTCAGTTGTGGATGCTCGTGAAGAGTTCAACGGTAATGAACCTGACATGTACCTTGAAGGTTCTGACCAACACCGTGGTTGGTTCCAATCTTCTTTGATTACTGCTGTAGCAACGAAAGGCAAAGCACCTTACAAAGAAGTATTAACGCATGGTTTCGTGGTTGATGGTCAAGGCCGTAAAATGTCTAAGTCCATCGGTAACGTGGTTGCACCAAAAGATGTAACGAACAAGCTAGGTGCAGACATTCTTCGTTTGTGGGTTGCTTCAACGGATTATACCGGTGAAGTTGCTGTTTCTGATGAAATTTTGAAACACAGTGCTGATGCATACCGCCGTATTCGTAATACAGCGCGTTTCTTCTTGGCTAACCTAAATGGTTTCAACCCAGAAACTGACGTTGTTCCTGCTGATGAAATGGTTGCGTTGGATCGTTGGGCTGTTGGCCGTGCACAAGCGTTCCAAGATGACATCCTCAAAGCATACGAAGAATACAACATGCACAATGTTGTTCAACGTTTGATGCATTTCTGCTCAATTGAAATGGGTTCTTTCTACCTAGATGTAATCAAAGACCGTCAGTACACAGCAAAACAAGGTGGCCATGCACAACGTAGTTGTCAAACTGCCCTGTACTTCATTGTTGAAGCTCTAGTTCGTTGGATGGCACCTATTATGTCGTTCACTGCTGATGAGATCTGGAACGCAATGCCAGTGAAACAAGCAAATGGTGAAAACCGTGCTAAGTATGTTTTCACTGAAGAGTGGTTCGATGGTCTATTCGGCCTTGCCGAAGGCGAAGAGCTTAATAATGAGTTCTGGACGGAAATTCAGCATGTACGTGGCTCTGTGAACAAACTATTGGAAGCGGCACGCAGTGAAAAAGTGATTGGTGGTTCTCTACAAGCAGAAGTGACCTTGTTTGCTGATGATGCTTTAACTGAGAAACTCAATAAGCTTGAAAACGAATTGCGTTTTGTTCTTATTACCTCTGGTGCAACAGTAAAACCTCTTGCAGAGAAAACCGCGAACGCTCAAGAGACTGATCATGAAGGTCTGTTTGTTGAAGTGGTTAAAACTGAAGCTCATAAATGTGAACGTTGCTGGCACCATACCGACGATGTAGGCACAATTAAAGGCCACGAAACTATTTGTGGTCGTTGTGTGTCTAACGTTGAAGGCGAAGGTGAAGTACGTAAGTACGCATAA